CCCGTACCGCCGGGCGTGACCGGCGAATTGTACTTAGCGGGTGCCACTTTGGCCCGCGGCTATCATGACCGCGCCGCGCTCACAGCGCACCGGTTCGTCGCCAACCCCTGGGGTGCGCCGGGGGAGCGGATGTTCCGGACCGGTGATCTGGTGCGCTGGTATGCGCCGAGCGACGGGCAGTCGGCACTGAAGTACGTGGGGCGCTCCGACTTCCAGGTGAAGATCCGTGGGTTCCGGATCGAACTCGGTGAAATCGACGCGGTGCTGGGCGCACCCGACGAGGTCGGGTTCGCGGTCACCGTCGGACACGAGACACCCACGGGAGAAACGGTTCTGGTCGGCTACGTGCGCGCGGCACCGGGACGCACACTCGACCCGGACCGGCTTCGCACGGAGGCCGAGCGCATTCTGCCGCGGCACATGGTGCCCGCCGCGATCGTCGTGCTCGATGAGGTACCGCTGACCCCGGTCGGCAAGCTCGATCGAAAGGCGCTGCCCGCGCCCAGCTTCGACGCGACGACGTTCCGCGCGCCGGCCACACCGACCGAGGAGATCGTGGCCGCGGTCTTCGCGGAGGTGCTCGACCTCGACCACGTCGGCGCAGACGACGACTTCTTCGCGCGCGGCGGTACCTCCCTGCGCACACTCGCCCTGCAACACGCGTTGGCGGCGCGCGGCATCGAGTTGCCGGTCGCGGCGGTGTTCGGCGCGTCCACCGTGCGTGCGCTCGCCGCGCGCATCGCGGGTCAGGAAGCTGCGGTGCACGACCCGGCCATGGTCGCCGCCGATGCGGTGCTCGCGCCGGACATCTCGGTCGACGGTCTCGCGCCGAGTCACCGCGGCGGCGCCCGTGACGTGCTGTTGACCGGTGCGACCGGGTTCGTCGGCGCGTACCTGTTGCGCGAACTACTGGACCGCACCGACGCCGTGGTGTGGTGTCTGGTGCGCGCCGAGAATGCCCGGGCCGGCCGTACGCGAATCCAGGAGGCCCTGCAGCTGTACCAGCTGTGGGACGACGCGCTGGAGACCCGGATCGTCCCGGTGCCAGGCGATCTCGCGCAACCTGCGTTCGGTCTGTCCGATACCGAACATGCCTGGCTTGCCGACCGGATCGACGTCATCTACCACAACGGTGCCCGCGTCAACCACCTCGAGCACTATTCGCGCTTGCGTGCCGCCAATGTCGAAGGAACCCGGGAAGTGCTGCGGCTGGCCACCACTCGTCGGCTCAAACCCGTGCACTTCGTCTCGACCGTCAACACCGTGATCTCGGCCGCGCCCGGGGCATCCGTGTACGAGCACACCCGGCTCGCGGCGGACGAGCTACCGGGACAGGGATACATCTCGTCCAAATGGGCTGCCGAGCAACTGATCCTGCAAGCCGCCGAGCGCGGTGTGCCCGCGCGGGTCTATCGCCCGGGATTGGTGTCCGGGGACCTTCAGGTCGGCATCAACAGCACCGACGACTCGTTCTGGAACATGATCCGCGCGGCGGTGATCCTCGGTGTCGCCCCCGACGTCGGCGCGGCGCGCATCGCACTGGTGCCGGTGACCTACGTGGCGCGGGCCATCGTCGAAATCTCGCTGAATCCCGCCACCGCCACCGCCTACCATCTGGTGAACGACGAGCCGGTGGCGATCCGCACCCTCTTCGACTGTCTGCGCCGCCACGGATTACCCATCGAGACAACAACATTCGACGACGTCCGCCGCCGCCTCACCGAACAGGCACACACCCGCTTCCAGACCGGCGACGACTCCCTGGTCCGCGCCGCCCTGCTCGGCGGCAACTTCGCCACCACCCCACCCGACCTGGTCATCGACGCCACCAACACCGCCCGCGCCCTCACCGGCAGCGCGATCACCTGCCACCCCATCGACGCCCACGCCCTGGACACCTACATCACCGCCTTCCGCCGCACCGGCTTCTTCCCCGCCCGTAACAGTTCCGGCTGACGTGCGCACAGATCCCTGCGGCAGTTGCCGTGGCGCTTCGGGATCGGTGGTTGCGGCAGTCGGTTGCCGGGTATGACGTGTGTCGTTGATGGTTCGCGTTTGGGGTTGCTGGCTGCCGGGGCGGCGTTTGCCCTGCGTTGTTGCGTTTGGGTTTTGGTTGCCGGGGCGGCGGGGCGGCGTGGGCCCTGCGTTGTTGCGTTTGGGGTAGTTGGCTGGCTCCCGAAGTTTGCCAGCTCAGTGAGGTGTTCCTGCCGCGGGAGTTACCTGGATAGTGCTGAGCGCGTCGGGTGCCGTCCCCGGCTGTAGGCGCGGGTCAGGTGCGCGATGTCGCGACCCGGCGTGGTCGTCTGGCTGTGGTGCCGTGCTCGAGCGTTCCTTGCTGGGGGCGGGCGAATGGTCTGTGGGTGCTTGGGGATCCGCACCAGTTCTCGGGATTTACACCGCTTTCGGGCGGCCAGAAAGGGTGTAGATCCCGAGAAGTGGTGCGGCTGTGGGGTCTCCGCGTGTGGACACGCACCAAGCTGTCGCTTGGTACACGCCGACCTGGGGTTCTGGCCGTGATCCGCTGCAGGTGACAGTGCGCCTAGGGGGCCTCACAGACCGTCTCTACGGTTCACAGCAGCTACAACCCCTGTGAACCGTATCGAAACTCTGTGAAGCCCACCTATCTGTCGCTTGGTACACGCCACGCCGCTCAGTCGGGCCTTCCGAGGCCCTCCCGGGCACAGGCCCGCTGCCATTGGAGTGCAACAGAATTCGCCGTCTAGCCACTGTCGAGTAGCCGGCTCACCCGAGCGAGAACGTCGAGTTGCGCGGGGTTGTACAGGTCATCGATGGCTGTGCCGATGGCCTCGGCGGCGAAGCGGCGGCCGCGGGGTGCGTCGTCGGTGGTGGTGAGCAGTCCGGGGTGGGCGGTGACCAAGGCGCGGATGAGGGGAACGGTGCGTTCGGCGAGGTCCTGTTTGGTGTGGTCGTCGGCGTCGGCGGGGAGTCGATCGAATTCGAGGGCTTCGGGTTCGGTGCGGTAGTCCTGGAACAGTTCGATGTAGGTTTCGATGCCGGCGGGTCCGAGCACTCGCGACAGCACCACGATGAAAGCCCGGTCGGCTTCGGAGAGTTCGATGTGGGCGGAGGCGGCGGCCAGCGCGGGTGGAAGTTCGGCCGGCGTGCCCTGCGTCATGGCGGTGGCGAGCTCGGTCCGGACCTGTTGCAGGCGTGCGATGTTCGCGGCCAGCTCGGCGTCCAAGGTGCGTAACGCTTGTTCCGGCGGGACGTCGGCCGTGCCCATGGCGGCGATCTGGGACAGCGAGAACCCTAGTTCGGTCAGCCGTTTGATGCGCAGCAGCCGCACGAGGTGCGCGACGCCGTAACTCTTGTAGCCGTTCGCGCGGCGTTCGGGCTCGGCGAGCAACCCGACCTCGTGGTAGTGCCGGACCGCTCGCAAAGTGGTGCCTGCCAGCTCGGCGAGCTGGCTGGTGCTCCACGCCATGGGCTGTCCTTTCGCCGTGTTCTCGCGCACATCCGGCTTGAGTGTGCCGCAACGGCACGGTGTCTGCTGGCATCGGAGCACCGAGCGAAAGGACAGTCATGGCATTACCAGCAGTCATCCCGGTCGAGGAACTGTTCGGTTCACCGGCGCGCGCCGCCGCGACGATCTCGCCGGACGGAACGCGCATCGCCTACCTGGCACCGTGGCAGCACCGTTTGAACGTGTGGGTGCAGCGCCTCGATGGAGCCGAGCCGGCCCGTTGCGTCACCGCGGACGACAACCGCAGCGTGTTCCACTACCGCTGGACCGACGATTCGCGGTGGTTGCTCTACCTCCAGGACGACAACGGCGACGAGAACTGGCACCTATACCGCGTCGATCCGGAGAACGCGGACGCCGCGGCCGTCGACCTGACGCCGTTTCCCGGCGTGCGGCTGCTCGGTTTCGAGTTGCCGCTCGGCAAGCCGGGTACCGCGATCGTGCAGCTGAACAAGCGGACGCCGGCGGCGTTCGACGCGTATGAACTCGACCTCGGCACCGGCGAACTCACCCTGCTCGCCGAGAGCCAAGGCGCGACCTACGGCTGGCTGAGCAGTCACGCCGGCGACCTGTTCGCGATGGCGCTCACCGCCGACGGCGATGTCGAACTGCGCCGGTGGGACAGCGCCACGAAGACGCTGCGTCCTGTCGCGGTCTGGGACGGCGCCGACTATCCGATGGGGATCAACCCGCTGCAGATCACGCCCGACGGTACGGGGGTGTGGCTCGGTTCCAACCGGGGCACCGACCGGACCCGCCTGGTCCGGCTCGACCTGGCGACCGGGCAGGAGACCGAGGTCGACAGCCATCCCACCTTCGATCTCGATGCCGGGATCACCGCTTTCGCCGAACCGCTCATCGTCAACAGGCGCACCGGCGAGCTGATCGGGGCCCGCTATACGGGCGAGCGACAGGTGATCCACGCGCTGGACCCGCATTTCGCCGAGGTGCTGCCGAAGCTGACCGGCCTCTCCGACGGCGACCTGCACACCCTGTCCGCCGATCTGAGCGGTCAGCGCTGGGTGGTCACCTTCACCCACGACCGGGACCCCGGCGTCACCTACTTCTACGACCACGGTTCCGGCGAGAGTCGCCTGCTGTTCCGCGCGTACCCGCACCTGAACCCCGCGGATCTGGCCCCGATGACACCGGTGACCATCACCGCGCGTGACGGATTGACCCTGCCGTCGTATCTGACTTTGCCGGTCGGCGTGTCGCCCAGCCGACTGCCGCTGGTAATGCTGGTGCACGGCGGCCCGTGGACGCGTGATGCCTGGGGGTTCGACCCGGCCGTGCAATTGCTGGCGAACCGCGGATACGCGGTGCTGCAGGTCAACTTTCGTGGCTCGACCGGTTACGGGAAGGCTCATGTCAAAGCGGCCATCGGTGAGTTCGCCGGCAAAATGCACGATGATCTCATCGACAGCGTCGACTGGGCGGTGGCGCAGGGCTACGCCGATCCGGAGCGGGTGGCGATCTTCGGCGGTTCCTACGGCGGCTACGCGGCGCTGGTCGGCGTCACCTTCACCCCGGATGTGTTCGCCGCCGCCATCGACTACTGCGGTATCTCGAGCCTCGCGAACTTCATGCGGACCATGCCGCCGTTCACCCGCCCGATGATGGCCAACAACTGGTACCTGTTCGTCGGCGATCCGGACGACCCGGCCCAGGAGGCCGATATGCTCGCGCGCTCGCCCATCACCCACGTGGACCGGATCCGCACGCCACTGCTGGTCGTCCAGGGCGCCAACGATGTCCGAGTAGTCCAGGCCGAGTCCGACAACCTGGTCACGGTCCTGCGCGAGCGCGGTGTCGAGGTCGAATACCTGGTCAAGGACAACGAAGGCCACGGCTTCGTGAACCAGGAGAACGAGATAGAAATGTTCCACCTCGTCGACCGCTTCCTGGCCCACCACCTACACGGCCGGCAGCGCCAGGCAACCCAACCGAGACCCACACCGGCAGAGGCGCTTTGAGGTGAGACGCCGCGGCCGCCCGCGGTCGGTGAGACCGAATTTTGCGGGCGGCCAAGGGGATACGGAGGGTTAAGGGGTGGCGGCGAGGTGGGGGGTTGGGCGGGGCGAGGGGGAGCGGAGGCGGACGGGGACGCGGTCGTAGCCGCGGAGGACGGCGAGGCCGCGGAGTTCGGGGGTGCCGTCGAGGGCGAGGTCGGGGAAGCGTTCGAACAGTTTGCGCAGGCCGATGGTGCCTTCGAGGCGGGCCAGGCGGGCGCCTAGGCAGGTGTGGATGCCTTGGCCGAAAGCGATGTGCTCACGCACTCTTTCGCGGCCGATGTCGAATGTCGCCGGTTCGGTGAAGCGTTCGGGGTCGCGGTTGGCGCCGCCGAGCAGCAGCATCACCACCTCGCCCGCGCGGATCCGGTGACCGGCGACCTCGACGTCCTCGTGCGCGGTGCGCATGGTCATCTGCGCGGGGCTTTCGATGCGCAGGATTTCCTCCACCGCGCTCGCCCACTGCTCCGGGTCTGCCTGGAGTTTGGCGAGTTGGCCGGGATTGCGCAGCAGCAGCACGATACCGCTGCCGAGCATGTTCATCGCCGTCTCGAACCCGGCGCCCATGATGATCGAGGCGGTGGCCATCAGTTCGTGCTGAGCGAGCCCGCTCGTCGCCACGACGTGACCGAAGATGCTGGGGCCCGGCTGGATTCGCAGCCGGTCGACGTGGTCGCTGAAGTACTGCTGTGCGTCGGTGAGGCCCTCGATGCCGGTGCGATAGCCCTCGTGCCGCACCCCGATATCGAACAGCGGCGCCCCGCTGTTGCCCCATTCCAGCAGCTTCGGATGATCCTGCTGGGGGACGCCGAGCAGGTGCGCGATGATCGCGACCGGCAGTTTGGCCGCGAAATCGGCGATCAGGTCGGCGTGCGAACGCGGTTCCAGCTCGTCGAGCAGTTCATCGGCCACCACGCCGATGCGATCGGTCATGTCCCGCATGGCGGCGGCGGTGAAGGCGGCGACGACGGGGCGGCGCAGCCGACTGTGGTCCGGTGGGTCCAGGGCGATCAGCGCGGGCGGGTCGGTGGGGTTGGGCAGGTCCTGTCCGGTGTGCTCCAGCATCCAGCGCACCGGCTTCGGCATGCTCATGTGGCTGGGCTTGGTGGCCCCGAATCGACTGTCCCGCATGATGGTCCGGCAGACCTCGAGGTCGACGGTCAGGTTGAGCAACGGGGTCGGCACGATCCGGCCCGCGGCGCGGATTCGCTCCATGTCGGGGTAGGGATCGATGCCGCGGCCCGGGCCGACCAGCAGGGTGGCGAACGGGTCGCCGCGGCGCGCCATCATCCGCAGCATGACGCCCGCCGCGCCGTGCAGCACCAGCCAGCGAACCCAGATCTTGCTGCGCCGTGTGGTTTTCGAGATGTTCATCAGTGTCCTTTCGCTGCGAGCTCAGTTCGCCAGGAACAGGTTGCCGATGGCCATCAGCACCGCTCCGGTCCAGGCGAGCCGGCGACCGAGTAGCCGGCCGACGAGCGGATTGCGCTTGATCGCGCCGAGCCGGAACTGGACGAATCGCAGCGCGAACACCGGGCACAGCAGCAAGCCGAAGGCGAGCGGCAGTTCATCGACGGCGATCAGCGCGAACACCACGATGATGTCGGCGACCGCGAGCACGCCGAGCAGGTTGATGTAGGTGCGTTCGCCGGTCATGGTGGCCACGTTGATCCGGCCGACGCCGCGGTCGGTTTCGATATCGCGCAGGTTGGAGTACCAGGACACCATCATCAGCCAGAACGCGAACAGCCCGCCCTCGATCATGCTGCGCGTGGTGACGCCGCCGGTCAGTGCCCAGAACGGCACGAAGACCAGCTGCATCGTGAACAGGAACAGCACCAGTTCCTGAAAACCGATGTGGCTCAACTTCAATCCGTAGGAGTACTGCACCGAGATGCACGCGCCGACGACGGCGAGCACGATCAGCCACAGCGGATGGTAGGGGGCGATGAGCAGCCCGACCACGAGCAGGGCCAGCCCGGACAGCAGGCAGATCCAGGAGAACCGCAGCGCCTGCGGAAGCCGGAGTTCCCCGGTTACCAAGGGTTTCCAGTGCGCGCGCCGCAGGGCGCTCGGGTTGTCGCGATAGTTCTTGGCGTCGCTGCCGTCCCGGAACCCGGTGATGTCGTCGAACGCGATGAGCGCGCAGTGCACCAGGAAGTATCCGACGATGATCACCCCGAACGCGGCCCAGGTGCGGCCTTCGCGCACGACCGCGGCGGGCAGCAACGTCGCCACCATCGGATAGGCGAGGTTGTAGTCGAGGAAATAGAGATTGGCGAGCCGCCCGTACGCTCGCACAGACTTAACGGGTGTCATGACATCGACCACGACTGGTAATCCAATCTTGTTGTGTTGCAAGGTTCGACGCGGCGCTCGGCAGCGGACGGCAGAACTTCGGCGCCCGCGTCGCGAGCGCCGTCGTTGTCTGGCGTCGAAAGTCTGGGTGCGCTAGATGATCTGGATCCGCTGCATGTGCCGGGCGGTCGAGCCGAGGAATCGGTTGCGGCCGTGCAGCAGTGCGTGGTTCTCGGCGACGACGATGTCGCCGGTCTGCCAGGCGTGGTCGTAGCAGTAGCGCGGGTCGTGCAGCCGGTCGCGCAGGTCGTCCATCACCTGAACCGCGTCGTCGGCGCCGAGCCCTTCGACGGTGAGGAACAACGGGTTCCGGTAGCGGGCCGGGTCGAGCGGCTCGGCGTAGCGGATGGTCGTCTCCCCGGTGGTCGGGTGGGTGTCGAGCAGCGGCTGGGTCATGGTGCCGCCGTAGTGGGCGAGCCGGTCGGTGCGATAGGTCACCGAGGTGCGGGCCCACAGCTCACGCAGTTCTTCGGGCGCTTCGCGATAGACCTGGGTCGAATCGCAGAAGACCGTTTCCCCGCCCGCGCCGGGCGCACAACCCTGCACGCACTGGAACAGGAAGAAGCGCGGGGCCCGTTCCGACCAGGCGCCGTCCCAGTGGAACGGGACGTCCCCCGAGTCGAACAGGTAGTTCTGCGGGTTCTCCTGGACGACCAGGTCGAGGATGGTGCCGAACTCCCACTGGACCAGCTCGCCCGCGGCCATGCAGTAGGCCTCCAGGTCGGTCTTGTCGAGCAGGTCGAAGCCGCGCAGCACCAGGACCTTGGCGGCGAGGGTGGTCGCCAGCAACTGATCGATCGGCACGTCGGCGAGCGTGCGCCCGCCCGGGTCCGCGGTCACCACGCGCCCGAACGGCGCCAGGTCGGTGCCGTCGAGCAGGGTCTGCTGAAGTTGGTCGCTCACAACTCTCCTCCGGAAATAACCAGTGCTGATGTGGTGTGGTCATCGACCGGCTCGTCGACGACGAAATGGCTCGGCCTGCTGTTGCGCCACACCAGGCGCCCGCCCAATTCCTCTGCGCGCGCCCGCTTCACGAGGACGTGGCGCACACCGTCGTCGAGCACGACGCCGTGCCACGGGGTGAGCCAGCCGTCGACGGTGCGCAACAGGTGGAAGCCGATCTTGCTGCTGTGGTGGTCCTGCGGATGAATGGACAGGCGCACGGCGGCGGGGAAGACCTCACCGACGAGGCGGCTCCAGGCCTGACTGCGCTGTACCACCTCGTAGGCGGTCTGCTTGGCCTGATTGCGCCGGCGCGTGGCACTGAGTTCGGCGTAGAGCACCGCGTCGTCCTCGGTGACGAAGCGGTGGATGCCGTTGAACATGCGCCGCGCGGCGGGATCGGTGCGCACCGTCTCCCTGATCTCGGTGATGGACTCGGAGTACTCGGCGAGCAGCCGCGCCCGGCGCTCGTCCCAGGACAGGTCCGGCATCGCGTCGCGCAGCCCGTACAGGCCGATCGCGCCGCCGCCGATGGACCGGATCATCCGCATCAGCTCGTGCCCGTAGTCGTCGATGTGCTCGTCGGGGATGCCGAGCACATCGCTGAACACGTGCCCGTCCGAGCAGACCGTCACTACCGCACCGGGCTTGTACACGGCCGAGACCTGTTCGCAGAAGCCCTGCACGGATTCGAGCGCAATCTGCTCGCCCAGGTCCGGCAGCCGCCCGATGGTCTTGCGGCGGTTGCGCGATTTCGCCGGGAAGGCGGGAATGACGAAGTGGATCGGCTTGTTCGCCGCGATGAACTGGCCGACCGTTTCCAGGTGCGGCGCAAAACAATCGGGGCACGGCTTCGTCGCGCAGGGATCGGCGGGTTCGGCGGTGCGGCGCCGGCGAAAGACAATTCGCAGAATCCGTTCGGCGACAGCGTGGTCGGCGGGCGAGAGCGTGGTCTCGCGCAGGGCACCGGCGGCGGTAGTGGTGGTCATTACCCTTCCTTTCCGGAAGTGGTCGCGGCGGCAGCGGGCACGCCGAGTGGCTCGCGCCATCGCCGCGGCAGTAAGTCGGAGGTCAGGATCGGCCACTGCGCCGGGTCGGCGGGCAGGGTGGCCAGCTCGGCCAGTTGCAGTCGGCTCCACGGCGAGATCTGCAGCGCCTCGGTGCGCACCAGCGCGTTGAAGCCGGACCAGTCGATCCAGGCGTAGTCGTCCACCTCCGCGGGGTTCGGGACCGGGTCGCCGTCCACGAAAGCCACGAAGACAGGGCAGATTTCGTTCTCGACGATGCCGTCGTCCATGACGGCGCGGTAGCGGAAGTCCGGCAGTGCCATCCCCCAGCGCCGAGGTGTCAGGCCGAGCTCGTCCGACAGCCTGCGCAACATGGCGTCGGCCATCTTTTCGCCGGGCTGCGGGTGACCGCAGCAGGAGTTCGTCCAGACGCCCGGCCAGGTGCGCTTGGTAGTGGCGCGGCGAGTGACCAGGAAATGACCCTGCGGCCCGAATACATAACAGGAGAATGCCAGGTGCAACGGCGTTTGGTGGTCGTGAATCGAGGCTTTATCCGCCGACCCGAGCGGAATACCGGATTCATCGACCAGTATTACATATTCCATGAAAAACTCTCATATCATGATATCGACGGCATTATCTGCACGTCTTTTCGAGACCTCCCGGTACCGAAGATACCGCACCCCCCAGGTGGGCGCAATCACATACAACTAAAGCGGCAGGGCGCGAGATGACAAATTATCGATGTGACATATTCTCGAGCCGGCAAAGGTGGATCTGACAAATTATCCGGGCAGTCCGCGTGACGGACGTAACAACCTATCGGACCTGACAAACTATGTCGCGGATAGTGGGGATTCGCCGGTGTGCAAGACTGCGTCGATGGCCGGTCGATAGTCGCAGGATAGTTGAGATCTACTGTGCGACAACTGGTTACAGGACGATCGAGCGAGGGTCGCGCCGTGCGTCCAATGGCAGGTTACTGCTACGGAAGGAGCATTGCGATCGCTGTCCCGGTCTGTAGCATTCTGTCTGTTCACGGCGAGGTTGCGTTGCGTTCGGCAAGTTGATCAGGTGGGCACGAAAGTCAGCGTGGCGTCGTCGATCGCCTCATTCGAGCGAAATCAGGAGAGTCGTGGCACAGGACCTCGAGTACGCGCATATCGACCGGTCGACGCCACCCGATGGCGACCCGGCAACCGTCGATCCGCGCCGTTGGATCACGTTCGCGATCGTGCTGGCGGCCGGCTTCATGGATTTGCTGGATGTCACGATCGTCAATGTCGCGGTGCCGAGTATCCAGGGCGACCTCCGCGCGCAGTATTCGCAGATCGAATGGATTGTCGCGGCGTATGTGCTCGCCTTCGCCGCGACGCTCATCACCGGTGGGCGCCTCGGCGACCTGTACGGGCGCAAGCGCGTCTTCCTCATCGGCATGGCGTGCTTCACGCTGGCCTCCGCGGCGTGCGGCCTGAGCTCCGGTCCCACCGCGCTGATCGTCTCGCGCTTCCTGCAGGGCGCGGCGGCCGGTCTGATGGTGCCGCAGATCCTCGCCATCCTGCGGATCACCTTCCCGGTCAAGGAGCGGGCCAAGGCGATCGCGGTGTACAGCGGCGTATGCGGGTCGGCGACGGCGGTCGGGCTTGCGCTGGGCGCGCTG
This genomic stretch from Nocardia brasiliensis ATCC 700358 harbors:
- a CDS encoding MerR family transcriptional regulator, which produces MAWSTSQLAELAGTTLRAVRHYHEVGLLAEPERRANGYKSYGVAHLVRLLRIKRLTELGFSLSQIAAMGTADVPPEQALRTLDAELAANIARLQQVRTELATAMTQGTPAELPPALAAASAHIELSEADRAFIVVLSRVLGPAGIETYIELFQDYRTEPEALEFDRLPADADDHTKQDLAERTVPLIRALVTAHPGLLTTTDDAPRGRRFAAEAIGTAIDDLYNPAQLDVLARVSRLLDSG
- a CDS encoding S9 family peptidase; amino-acid sequence: MALPAVIPVEELFGSPARAAATISPDGTRIAYLAPWQHRLNVWVQRLDGAEPARCVTADDNRSVFHYRWTDDSRWLLYLQDDNGDENWHLYRVDPENADAAAVDLTPFPGVRLLGFELPLGKPGTAIVQLNKRTPAAFDAYELDLGTGELTLLAESQGATYGWLSSHAGDLFAMALTADGDVELRRWDSATKTLRPVAVWDGADYPMGINPLQITPDGTGVWLGSNRGTDRTRLVRLDLATGQETEVDSHPTFDLDAGITAFAEPLIVNRRTGELIGARYTGERQVIHALDPHFAEVLPKLTGLSDGDLHTLSADLSGQRWVVTFTHDRDPGVTYFYDHGSGESRLLFRAYPHLNPADLAPMTPVTITARDGLTLPSYLTLPVGVSPSRLPLVMLVHGGPWTRDAWGFDPAVQLLANRGYAVLQVNFRGSTGYGKAHVKAAIGEFAGKMHDDLIDSVDWAVAQGYADPERVAIFGGSYGGYAALVGVTFTPDVFAAAIDYCGISSLANFMRTMPPFTRPMMANNWYLFVGDPDDPAQEADMLARSPITHVDRIRTPLLVVQGANDVRVVQAESDNLVTVLRERGVEVEYLVKDNEGHGFVNQENEIEMFHLVDRFLAHHLHGRQRQATQPRPTPAEAL
- a CDS encoding cytochrome P450, with product MNISKTTRRSKIWVRWLVLHGAAGVMLRMMARRGDPFATLLVGPGRGIDPYPDMERIRAAGRIVPTPLLNLTVDLEVCRTIMRDSRFGATKPSHMSMPKPVRWMLEHTGQDLPNPTDPPALIALDPPDHSRLRRPVVAAFTAAAMRDMTDRIGVVADELLDELEPRSHADLIADFAAKLPVAIIAHLLGVPQQDHPKLLEWGNSGAPLFDIGVRHEGYRTGIEGLTDAQQYFSDHVDRLRIQPGPSIFGHVVATSGLAQHELMATASIIMGAGFETAMNMLGSGIVLLLRNPGQLAKLQADPEQWASAVEEILRIESPAQMTMRTAHEDVEVAGHRIRAGEVVMLLLGGANRDPERFTEPATFDIGRERVREHIAFGQGIHTCLGARLARLEGTIGLRKLFERFPDLALDGTPELRGLAVLRGYDRVPVRLRSPSPRPTPHLAATP
- a CDS encoding UbiA family prenyltransferase, with the translated sequence MTPVKSVRAYGRLANLYFLDYNLAYPMVATLLPAAVVREGRTWAAFGVIIVGYFLVHCALIAFDDITGFRDGSDAKNYRDNPSALRRAHWKPLVTGELRLPQALRFSWICLLSGLALLVVGLLIAPYHPLWLIVLAVVGACISVQYSYGLKLSHIGFQELVLFLFTMQLVFVPFWALTGGVTTRSMIEGGLFAFWLMMVSWYSNLRDIETDRGVGRINVATMTGERTYINLLGVLAVADIIVVFALIAVDELPLAFGLLLCPVFALRFVQFRLGAIKRNPLVGRLLGRRLAWTGAVLMAIGNLFLAN
- a CDS encoding TauD/TfdA dioxygenase family protein, with protein sequence MSDQLQQTLLDGTDLAPFGRVVTADPGGRTLADVPIDQLLATTLAAKVLVLRGFDLLDKTDLEAYCMAAGELVQWEFGTILDLVVQENPQNYLFDSGDVPFHWDGAWSERAPRFFLFQCVQGCAPGAGGETVFCDSTQVYREAPEELRELWARTSVTYRTDRLAHYGGTMTQPLLDTHPTTGETTIRYAEPLDPARYRNPLFLTVEGLGADDAVQVMDDLRDRLHDPRYCYDHAWQTGDIVVAENHALLHGRNRFLGSTARHMQRIQII
- a CDS encoding L-tyrosine/L-tryptophan isonitrile synthase family protein gives rise to the protein MTTTTAAGALRETTLSPADHAVAERILRIVFRRRRTAEPADPCATKPCPDCFAPHLETVGQFIAANKPIHFVIPAFPAKSRNRRKTIGRLPDLGEQIALESVQGFCEQVSAVYKPGAVVTVCSDGHVFSDVLGIPDEHIDDYGHELMRMIRSIGGGAIGLYGLRDAMPDLSWDERRARLLAEYSESITEIRETVRTDPAARRMFNGIHRFVTEDDAVLYAELSATRRRNQAKQTAYEVVQRSQAWSRLVGEVFPAAVRLSIHPQDHHSSKIGFHLLRTVDGWLTPWHGVVLDDGVRHVLVKRARAEELGGRLVWRNSRPSHFVVDEPVDDHTTSALVISGGEL
- the idi gene encoding isopentenyl-diphosphate Delta-isomerase, which encodes MEYVILVDESGIPLGSADKASIHDHQTPLHLAFSCYVFGPQGHFLVTRRATTKRTWPGVWTNSCCGHPQPGEKMADAMLRRLSDELGLTPRRWGMALPDFRYRAVMDDGIVENEICPVFVAFVDGDPVPNPAEVDDYAWIDWSGFNALVRTEALQISPWSRLQLAELATLPADPAQWPILTSDLLPRRWREPLGVPAAAATTSGKEG